The proteins below are encoded in one region of Drosophila gunungcola strain Sukarami chromosome 2R unlocalized genomic scaffold, Dgunungcola_SK_2 000027F, whole genome shotgun sequence:
- the LOC128256662 gene encoding uncharacterized protein LOC128256662 isoform X1 translates to MAYFVRNRMERNYYFKDRMAFTEDHIRVRKLILWDVPCKLNKIMLNAHFSDFGRVGRVHLSRKTKQFTYRTVNVVYDKAGCAARALRESNHEIDGIELWPWAGDSWKQPDAYGTNRELRLHRGPSPILDLNDDCLQFIMAHLGLQDQVRFARTCMRFRAVYRDASARLHTSVELGQFRDMTAWDISDFFKLSGAHVQVLYDKPDYETRRYVHAGCLADSIADHCMNLRSLRLFNNPQLEFHLKLTLARMHQLEELQLESTNAFAPSVPQNLKQLKILNLSCNSLTGNSLRRKLPVSIEVLGLNECRNFDAKWLPGICKRLSNLKELNIQNVITSNKEIFKTMVTKNLCPSLETLRMTACRSSGYEFVAQLPKLKHLTIYTHRNDLDFRAIISKELIDQLVMHKADQLEQFEVFGSYHLSREQLKQIAKLTALRVLILRDIDLSSDELEEFANLKQLEKICFGLSSATNSMILQVLSACPKLNYLRLKANTKPDAELVLSIVNQVRHEIANKDMQRELPIELWSSMNDEQIKELILTSSEVVPEDIIQIKCSEGECGRLSMDYKWTLTGLKNEFHMEMAIDRDSLSEDDSDSDLGIDSSSEEDNEER, encoded by the exons ATGGCATATTTCGTGAGAAATCGGA TGGAACGAAACTACTACTTCAAAGACAGGATGGCATTCACCGAGGACCACATCCGAGTTAGGAAACTGATTTTGTGGGATGTTCCATGCAAG TTGAACAAGATTATGTTGAATGCACATTTTAGTGACTTTGGGCGTGTGGGGCGAGTCCATTTATCAAGGAAAACCAAACAATTCACGTATCGCACGGTCAATGTGGTATATGACAAAGCCGGATGTGCAGCCAG AGCCCTCCGTGAGAGTAATCATGAAATAGATGGGATCGAGCTATGGCCATGGGCCGGCGACAGTTGGAAGCAACCGGATGCCTACGGGACCAATCGGGAACTGCGCCTTCACCGGGGGCCATCGCCCATTTTGGACCTTAATGACGACTGTTTGCAGTTCATTATGGCACATCTTGGACTGCAAGATCAGGTGCGATTCGCCAGGACCTGTATGCGCTTCAGGGCGGTCTACCGCGATGCATCAGCCAGGCTGCACACTTCTGTGGAGTTGGGCCAGTTCAGGGACATGACCGCATGGGACATTAGTGACTTTTTCAAACTGTCTGGCGCTCATGTGCAGGTCCTTTATGACAAACCAGATTACGAAACAAGGCGATACGTTCATGCGGGTTGCTTGGCCGACTCCATAGCGGACCATTGCATGAATCTTCGGTCCCTACGCTTGTTTAACAATCCCCAATTGGAATTCCATTTGAAACTGACGCTTGCCAGAATGCACCAGCTAGAGGAGCTGCAGCTTGAAAGTACTAATGCATTTGCTCCATCGGTACCGCAAAATCTAAAGCAACTTAAGATACTGAATTTAAGCTGCAATTCATTAACAGGCAACTCCTTGAGGAGAAAGCTACCCGTTTCCATTGAGGTATTGGGACTTAATGAATGCCGGAACTTTGATGCCAAATGGCTGCCCGGGATATGCAAGCGTTTAAGTAATCTAAAGGAGcttaatatacaaaatgttaTTACATCGAATAAGGAAATCTTTAAAACGATGGTTACGAAAAACTTGTGTCCTTCGCTGGAGACGCTCCGGATGACGGCCTGCCGAAGCAGCGGATATGAGTTTGTGGCTCAGCTGCCTAAGCTGAAGCACCTCACCATATACACTCACCGCAACGATCTGGACTTTCGCGCCATTATAAGTAAAGAGCTAATTGATCAGTTAGTGATGCATAAGGCAGACCAACTGGAGCAATTTGAGGTTTTTGGCAGCTACCACTTATCTCGGGAACAACTTAAACAAATTGCCAAGCTTACTGCCCTTCGCGTACTCATCCTTCGCGACATAGATCTGAGCAGCGATGAGCTAGAGGAGTTTGCAAATCTCAAGCAATTGGAAAAGATCTGCTTCGGTCTCTCAAGCGCCACAAACTCCATGATTCTGCAGGTGCTGAGTGCCTGTCCGAAGTTGAACTACCTGCGCCTAAAGGCAAACACCAAACCAGACGCTGAGCTGGTGCTTAGCATCGTGAACCAAGTGCGACACGAGATAGCCAATAAGGATATGCAGAGAGAGCTTCCCATCGAACTGTGGTCATCTATGAATGACGAGCAAATTAAGGAGCTGATTCTAACA AGTTCTGAAGTTGTGCCTGAGGACAtcattcaaataaaatgcagCGAGGGAGAGTGTGGCCGCCTTAGCATGGATTATAAGTGGACTTTAACAGGATTGAAAAATGAATTCCATATGGAGATGGCCATTGACCGCGACTCTTTAAGCGAAGATGATTCTGATTCCGATTTGGGCATAGACTCTTCCAGCGAAGAAGATAACGAGGAGCGGTGA
- the LOC128256736 gene encoding uncharacterized protein LOC128256736, whose amino-acid sequence MGLNDLCLEHVLQYLELEDQIHFARSCLCFRGVYQLATARLHKTMHLTQFKGMTVWDMRDFFKLSGCHVQHLVGSTNTTRSQRLWKRNISDGSLLALRSLRSLKTLTLDGNPLHGDTLPKLPTTIESLSLNECKELRGVCLTKTFKALPQLKELSIKNTFTIGSEFFQTIIKDNSCALLETLRITATGGGNYELVAQLPSLKHLFVSTGTYDYSPLRKELFEQLVKHKAEQLERLEITGSAVLTTEMLVHISKLVGLHTLCLNPICLDRVLGKFSSLVKLEQLTLGQSNSVSDSALLKLFNSCRKLNILEVDRELNLEKLLPGIVAQVRKEMANKELLRKLPIQLRTYFVSSSIW is encoded by the exons ATGGGCCTTAACGACCTCTGCCTGGAGCATGTGCTGCAGTACCTCGAGTTGGAGGACCAGATTCACTTCGCCAGAAGCTGCCTGTGCTTCAGGGGCGTCTACCAGTTGGCCACCGCCAGGCTTCACAAGACGATGCACCTGACCCAGTTCAAGGGCATGACCGTCTGGGACATGCGCGACTTCTTCAAGCTGTCCGGTTGCCATGTTCAACATTTGGTGGGCTCAACGAACACGACACGCTCGCAACGGCT CTGGAAACGAAATATCAGCGACGGCTCTCTCTTGGCCCTGCGAAGTCTGCGCAGCTTGAAGACGCTCACGCTGGATGGCAATCCTTTGCACGGCGATACCCTGCCCAAATTGCCGACCACCATCGAGTCCTTGTCGCTAAACGAGTGCAAGGAACTTAGGGGCGTCTGCCTCACCAAGACTTTCAAGGCGCTTCCCCAGCTGAAGGAGCTCAGCATTAAGAATACATTCACCATTGGTTCTGAGTTCTTCCAAACCATTATCAAGGACAACTCATGTGCTTTGCTGGAGACCCTGCGAATCACTGCCACCGGGGGAGGGAACTACGAGTTGGTAGCCCAACTGCCCAGCCTGAAGCACCTGTTTGTCTCTACAGGCACGTATGATTATAGCCCGTTGCGCAAGGAGCTCTTCGAGCAGCTGGTTAAGCATAAGGCGGAGCAATTGGAGCGACTGGAAATAACTGGTAGCGCCGTGCTGACCACGGAAATGCTTGTTCACATTTCCAAACTAGTCGGGCTGCACACTCTCTGCCTTAACCCTATCTGCCTGGACAGGGTTCTGGGCAAGTTCTCTAGTCTCGTCAAGCTGGAGCAGTTAACCCTCGGGCAATCGAATAGCGTTAGCGACTCTGCGCTCCTGAAGTTGTTCAATTCCTGCCGTAAGCTTAACATTTTGGAGGTGGATAGGGAACTCAACCTGGAAAAGCTGCTTCCCGGCATCGTGGCCCAGGTGCGCAAGGAGATGGCCAACAAGGAGCTGCTCCGGAAGCTACCTATCCAGCTAAGGACCTATTTCGTAAGCAGCAGCATCTGGTAG
- the LOC128256645 gene encoding very long-chain specific acyl-CoA dehydrogenase, mitochondrial, which translates to MWRHTILNSKKLAVNATFCRRVATHSPKLGAQTNRNKEKASENQSFMANIFRGSLESSQVFPYPDVLTTEQKDLTNSLIDPFERFFAEVNNAARNDANAKLDDTTATALWELGAFGIQVPSDYGGLGLNNTQYGRLCAIVGANDLGLGITIGAHQSIGFKGILLYGTPEQKDKYLPKVASEQVYAAFALTEPSSGSDAGSIRCRAVKSADQKHFVLNGSKIWISNGGIAEIMTVFAQTEQVDPKTGEKKDKVTAFIVERSFGGVTNGPPEKKMGIKASNTAEVYFEDVKIPIENVLGKEGDGFKVAMNILNNGRFGMGATLSGTMRKCIELATDHANNRVQFGQKLKNYGSIQEKLAQMNILQYATESMAFTISQNMDAGSKDYHLEAAISKIYASESAWYVCDEAIQILGGMGYMVDTGLERVLRDLRIFRIFEGTNDILRLFIALTGIQYAGSHLKELQRAFKNPSANLGLIFKEASKRAASTVGLGGTDLSVHVVDELLPYAKKTAHCIDLFGQSVEELLLRYNKNIVNEQILLTRLANAAIDIYSMVVTQSRSSRAVTLNLPTAQHELNMTKALTIQASDRVIKNLQAATSRHHKALNDKIATIALATLENGGVNTTGVLDQN; encoded by the coding sequence ATGTGGAGGCATACGATCCTGAATAGCAAAAAATTAGCAGTAAATGCTACATTCTGCAGGCGAGTTGCGACGCACAGTCCCAAGTTGGGCGCGCAAACCAATCGGAACAAGGAGAAGGCGAGTGAGAACCAGTCTTTCATGGCCAACATATTCCGGGGTTCGTTGGAGTCGAGCCAAGTGTTCCCGTACCCGGATGTCCTGACCACGGAGCAGAAGGACCTGACCAACAGCCTGATAGACCCGTTTGAACGATTCTTCGCGGAGGTCAACAACGCCGCCCGGAACGATGCCAATGCCAAACTGGACGACACTACGGCGACGGCCTTGTGGGAACTTGGGGCCTTTGGGATCCAAGTGCCATCCGACTACGGCGGCCTCGGTCTGAACAACACCCAGTACGGCAGGCTGTGCGCCATTGTCGGTGCCAATGATCTGGGACTGGGCATCACGATTGGCGCCCACCAAAGTATTGGATTCAAGGGAATCCTGCTGTACGGCACCCCGGAGCAGAAGGACAAGTATCTGCCCAAGGTGGCTTCGGAGCAAGTCTACGCGGCCTTTGCCCTCACGGAGCCAAGTTCCGGATCAGATGCCGGCTCCATTCGATGCCGCGCTGTAAAGAGTGCTGACCAGAAGCACTTCGTTCTGAATGGTTCGAAAATCTGGATCTCCAATGGTGGCATAGCCGAAATCATGACCGTGTTCGCTCAGACCGAACAGGTGGACCCGAAGACAGGCGAGAAGAAGGACAAGGTTACGGCGTTCATTGTGGAACGGTCTTTTGGTGGCGTCACTAATGGTCCGCCAGAGAAAAAAATGGGCATAAAGGCATCGAACACGGCTGAAGTTTACTTCGAGGATGTGAAAATTCCAATCGAAAATGTGCTCGGCAAGGAAGGGGACGGTTTTAAGGTGGCCATGAACATATTGAACAACGGCCGGTTCGGAATGGGAGCCACGCTGTCGGGAACCATGAGGAAATGCATCGAACTGGCCACCGATCACGCCAACAATCGCGTGCAATTCGGCCAAAAACTAAAGAACTATGGTTCCATTCAGGAAAAGTTGGCCCAAATGAACATTCTGCAATACGCCACGGAGTCGATGGCTTTCACCATTTCGCAGAACATGGACGCCGGCAGCAAGGACTATCACTTGGAGGCCGCGATATCGAAGATCTATGCCTCGGAGAGCGCTTGGTACGTCTGCGACGAGGCTATTCAAATTCTGGGCGGCATGGGATATATGGTGGACACTGGCCTGGAACGCGTCCTGCGGGACTTGCGTATTTTCCGCATATTTGAGGGCACAAACGACATTCTTCGGCTGTTCATTGCACTGACTGGCATCCAGTATGCGGGGTCGCATCTCAAGGAACTGCAGCGTGCATTTAAGAACCCATCCGCCAATTTGGGACTGATCTTCAAGGAAGCCTCGAAGCGGGCTGCCTCGACGGTCGGTTTGGGGGGCACCGATCTGAGTGTCCATGTGGTGGATGAACTTCTACCCTATGCCAAGAAAACGGCTCACTGCATCGATCTATTCGGTCAGTCGGTGGAAGAGCTGTTGCTGcgatacaacaaaaatatagtaAACGAGCAAATTTTGCTAACACGACTGGCGAACGCTGCCATCGACATATACTCGATGGTCGTGACGCAATCACGATCGTCTCGCGCCGTCACTCTCAACCTTCCAACTGCGCAGCACGAGCTCAACATGACCAAGGCACTGACCATTCAGGCCTCCGATCGAGTGATCAAGAACCTGCAGGCTGCCACTTCCAGGCACCACAAGGCTCTGAATGACAAAATAGCCACAATCGCTTTAGCTACCCTGGAAAATGGGGGTGTAAACACGACTGGTGTCTTAGATCAAAACTAG
- the LOC128256646 gene encoding uncharacterized protein LOC128256646 has product MARFVSKTSHDNCYLKNSIVYTEDHIPVQKLYFSKVPPELNQSILEHHFRIYGRVLRLQIFKPSSTSRRN; this is encoded by the exons ATGGCTCGGTTTGTGAGTAAGACGT CCCATGACAACTGCTACCTCAAGAACTCGATTGTCTACACCGAGGACCACATTCCCGTGCAGAAGCTCTACTTTAGCAAGGTGCCTCCGGAG CTGAACCAGAGCATTCTTGAGCATCACTTCCGGATCTATGGGCGCGTGCTGCGTTTGCAGATCTTCAAGCCTTCGTCCACTTCGCGCAGAAACTAG
- the LOC128256662 gene encoding uncharacterized protein LOC128256662 isoform X2, whose product MAYFVRNRMERNYYFKDRMAFTEDHIRVRKLILWDVPCKLNKIMLNAHFSDFGRVGRVHLSRKTKQFTYRTVNVVYDKAGCAARALRESNHEIDGIELWPWAGDSWKQPDAYGTNRELRLHRGPSPILDLNDDCLQFIMAHLGLQDQVRFARTCMRFRAVYRDASARLHTSVELGQFRDMTAWDISDFFKLSGAHVQVLYDKPDYETRRYVHAGCLADSIADHCMNLRSLRLFNNPQLEFHLKLTLARMHQLEELQLESTNAFAPSATP is encoded by the exons ATGGCATATTTCGTGAGAAATCGGA TGGAACGAAACTACTACTTCAAAGACAGGATGGCATTCACCGAGGACCACATCCGAGTTAGGAAACTGATTTTGTGGGATGTTCCATGCAAG TTGAACAAGATTATGTTGAATGCACATTTTAGTGACTTTGGGCGTGTGGGGCGAGTCCATTTATCAAGGAAAACCAAACAATTCACGTATCGCACGGTCAATGTGGTATATGACAAAGCCGGATGTGCAGCCAG AGCCCTCCGTGAGAGTAATCATGAAATAGATGGGATCGAGCTATGGCCATGGGCCGGCGACAGTTGGAAGCAACCGGATGCCTACGGGACCAATCGGGAACTGCGCCTTCACCGGGGGCCATCGCCCATTTTGGACCTTAATGACGACTGTTTGCAGTTCATTATGGCACATCTTGGACTGCAAGATCAGGTGCGATTCGCCAGGACCTGTATGCGCTTCAGGGCGGTCTACCGCGATGCATCAGCCAGGCTGCACACTTCTGTGGAGTTGGGCCAGTTCAGGGACATGACCGCATGGGACATTAGTGACTTTTTCAAACTGTCTGGCGCTCATGTGCAGGTCCTTTATGACAAACCAGATTACGAAACAAGGCGATACGTTCATGCGGGTTGCTTGGCCGACTCCATAGCGGACCATTGCATGAATCTTCGGTCCCTACGCTTGTTTAACAATCCCCAATTGGAATTCCATTTGAAACTGACGCTTGCCAGAATGCACCAGCTAGAGGAGCTGCAGCTTGAAAGTACTAATGCATTTGCTCCATCG GCAACTCCTTGA